The Neoarius graeffei isolate fNeoGra1 chromosome 10, fNeoGra1.pri, whole genome shotgun sequence sequence CTGGAGGGGGAGAAACATCATTGGACAGAGGACAATTGTCAATGTCCCAGGCCAACGTGGAGGAAATGTCACCATGTGTGCCGCCATAACACAGAATGGTGTCCTGCACCACCATGCAACACTTGGCCCCTATAACACTGGTCATATCCTAACATTTCTGGACAATATTCATGGTATTCTTGCTCCAAAAGAAGAGAATCCAGAACAGTCAAGATTTGTGGTTATATGGGATAATGTTAGTTTTCATCGCTCCCAGCTGGTCCAAAATTGGTTTGTCAACCATCCCCATTTTTCTGTTGTCAACCTGCCTCCATATTCACCATTTCTTAACCCGATCGAAGAATTCTTCTCAACATGGCGTTGGAAAGTGTATGATCATCGTCCCTATGCCCGCCTTACACTTCTCCAGGCAATGGAGGAAGCATGTGGTGACATTGATGCTGCTTCTATCCAAGGTTGGATACGCCACACAAGACGATCCTTTCCTCGATGTTTGGCAAGAGAAAATATAGCATGCGATGTTGATGAAATATTGTGGCCAGACCCAGCCCGGAGGAGAGATTAATCCTAAATACACACCCAACTTGCTCTCCccatcaacaaacaaacacacacactttttcataAATGTCTATTTTTTGGTTGCTGTATCACCATATGTGGTGGTtggtgtactttgctttctttttttcttatgctgtacaatactgcattcacaacaacaaccgaTTTATTCAGAAAATTTAATATTTTTGGTTCCAATATTGCTTGTGTTGACTTCTATTTGCataatactgtattttcattcttgtatggcaatatataaaaaaaacataaaaacaaaagagcTTTAGATTTAGAGCAACAGTGTGTAAATGATATACACACGTATGTGATACTGTGGGAAATGTGTttattaggggtgtgcaaaaatatcgatacagcgatatatcacaatactttggcttccgattcaatatcgatactcaaaatttgaatatcgatattttttcaaataataaaatcatgtttcagacgggttgtaaatccagtatgacttccgcacctccgctccgcgaggtgtcgctgtgccgctacctcactgcaaggcactcttcgtcttctcttttttccccggcggttgcagtgaggaaaaaaaaacaggcaagcatggctgttaatgtaaacctagagacgccaccgaactttaaggcagatgtttggagccactttggattccaaaggaaaggagaaaaaaaaaaaaacagtgagccggacaaagagaatgcactttgcaaaacctgtttcgctccaattaaattaagatgctccaattaagatgcccactgcacttttcaatgtgtttcagacagtgcgttgttcctgcaaaatacagggatgcaaacagcacgccttttggcggatggcgcctttttcacggctgaatcacgcagatccgattttttttgggggggggggcgttggagtgtctgattataattcaaagtaaattctgtattaaaattactaaataagcaaatccgttacagtccatgaaacaggaagtataaggatgaggaaaacagtttaaatcgggaagctgcgcacatttgcgcagtcctgccgctcaggctgcacaaatgtgcgcagcttcccgatttaaactgtgttttcctcatccttatacttcctgtttcatggactgtaacggatttgcttatttagtaattttaatacagaatttactttgaattataatcagacactccaacgccccccccccccaaaaaaaatcggatctgcgcgattcagccgtgaaaaaggcgccatccgccaaaaggcgcgctgtttgcatccctgaaaataagcacaagttaaatgttctcaggtatatgttctcaagtttacaaagaacaaattgatattagtgttagcactgaaatgtctgtgcagtctgcagtgcaagttttaagttttcataaaacaatttgattctgcttgttaagcagcactgatgtgtccatgcttacagaaaagttgagaatactagcacagaaatgggaattttctgtatgttgtagtgaagcaactcttggttttgccagcagtagaatagagacaaatatatgtctggcaagagtgtgtagttatgtatgtgaaatgtaattttacagtggtcaataaattctgattttcttcagtgacacagatattgtgatgtggttgaaatttcttgcaatatatcgattatcgcagaatcgctgtaccgtgatattatcgttatcgtgggcaaaatatcgccatagtatcgtatcgtgaggtatctggtgatacccagccctagtgttTATGATGTGACAAATGTttgcttttgaggtgtgtttagaaTATTCTGAATACTGTGTTTCATTTCGCGGGAGACAGGGCGCTTTTTGCATTTCGTGTGAGCAATAGTTGGATTTGTGTGTAAAGTTTTGAGAAAAAGACACAGAgctttgaaaatgtgtgtaagcAGTTGAAAATAACTGTAAATCGGCACAGCTAAAAAAAACACTCAGTGGTTTTCTTGCAGCGCACCATGTTGTAATCTTCTTCTATCAATTA is a genomic window containing:
- the LOC132892388 gene encoding uncharacterized protein LOC132892388 — translated: MKQLYRVPFERNCDRVRNLRRDYVERILEMDAHPILHEYIYVDEVGFNLTKSSWRGRNIIGQRTIVNVPGQRGGNVTMCAAITQNGVLHHHATLGPYNTGHILTFLDNIHGILAPKEENPEQSRFVVIWDNVSFHRSQLVQNWFVNHPHFSVVNLPPYSPFLNPIEEFFSTWRWKVYDHRPYARLTLLQAMEEACGDIDAASIQGWIRHTRRSFPRCLARENIACDVDEILWPDPARRRD